In Halictus rubicundus isolate RS-2024b chromosome 1, iyHalRubi1_principal, whole genome shotgun sequence, the sequence attttGCAGTCTGTTccgtgtaaaattatattttcgttttcttttatcaataaatgaaATTGGtgtgtatgctttctttatgtaatcccgaaatgctactaaatacaaatttttcattggtaatggtataattataagaattcattacaaaacacagtgactttatagaaatttcggcgagtgtactaGTTGAGGTATATCGCATTATATGACAGTGACCTTCACACCCCTTGTCATGAGACATTGACAGTACCTGCTAGCCAACCGCTGTCACATATTCTCTTTGTGCAATGAGTCGTTAGAGGGAATCCGATGGTATAGAGGAAAGCGCAAAAACTTTTTCTGGCAACACTAATCCCTAAAAACAATGCTACTCTGAATTTTGGCCCACCCTGTACATTAAAACGGCTTAACCTCCATGGCACAACACCACAGGAtttcaactacaaaattggttaaaaatgtTATAGAATTTACACCTTCGGATGCACAGCAATGCAGCTAGCCGAATCATTCTGCAATATACATTCCAAATCATTTCGCATCCTGACGTATTTGAGCCTGGGCTCTACCTCGTCTATTTCCGAGTCTGAATCATCCTGATTGTTCTGTTCTtcctaaaaatacatttttcataatAATTCCATCGCGCTTTCTCATTCGATTATAAAATCAAGAACTGTACCTTGTCCGAGGTGTTTTCCATACCCGTTTCTTCAAAGTTTTTCCCGGAAAACAGAAACGCACAAACGTTCGTAACCACGAGCTGTCAAAGTTTTCCTTATCTTTCTTTCCGAATAATCACTGCTTCTCTTTCGCAGTCTCTTCTGGCACACACACCATTCAAACGGTCTTACAATGAAAACGAGAACTGTTGAGAAACAACGAATCCCTcgaaaataaatagttttgtaaTGTAACACGATCAAGCCACTGCAGTGAACAGTTCGTAAATATTAGCATAGCTGGTTTCACAGCGATGAAAGGTTAACATTAGTTAATGCTAGGTTCACCGATAACCAAGGGTGAACAAGTTCCTGTCGATCCGACGTTGAACAACGAGGGAACCATTACTGAAACAGTTAACAAATCAAGTTCAACAGTGCCTAAAGAACTTTTGTTGTTGCTGTATTATACTGACTTCTGACAAGCGGTTCGCAGAATTTTTAGCAAAGAGAAAAGTCAAAATGTCCAGAGAAAGTAGCTGTTTGACGGATAGCGCCTCGATTTTACGATCGCCGCAGGAGCGCAAAGAAACATTAAGAAAAATAATAACCAAAGCCGAATTCCTTCGTAAGATCCTCCGTAAATTTGTACACAGGCTGTCCCGTGCTTCTGGAACTGCTGTATCTTCAAAATGagtcgaaataaaaaaaaatgtcgtaGGATATGTAGCAAATTTCAAACTGTCATAACTTTCAAATTGATAATTTGATGGCATTAGCAGCTTGGTATTTTTTATCGGGTATAAATAAGTGCATTTCACTCTGAATAGTGTAGACAAAAATGGTTATGTTGCATGACAAAAAGAGCAGTGCAATTGCACTTCTAGGGTGCATTGAATCATACAAATGCAGAAACTTAATTGCAACATACATTTAAATCATTCGAGACCGTTTACATACACCTGATTTTTAAGATGCAACTTGCTCCAGTTATATGGGATATTCTTAGAAAGGTAAATTATTAGCAATATGTAATTTACAGAACAGGTCATCAGTGATAATACCATAAACAGTTTGGAAACATGTATGGAAGAGATAGATATTATAAACTCCGAAACGACCCTGGAAGAGAAAGGTACATACGTCGTTATTATTTTCTACCGTACGCATTTCTATATACCTaactttttaatatgttgttaGTACATAATCAAGAGGAGGTACTAATGGACTCAGAAATGATGAACATATCTTCGAAGGTTCTAAAACAATGCGCGTGCTCTTTAACAAAGAATATGAGCTCTTATAATTCTGTAGAGTTTGCCAAAAATGTGGTATGTATTAGAATgcggtatatattattttgaatgtCTTCATAGCAAATTTTCTACATTTCATTTAGGTGAAAcatgtgaaacaactaccaaacATCGACTCGGAAACAATAGATTGGTCACTTCTGGAAAACAAAGTTACAAAATGTTTCAAAACAATGCCCCAATACAGCACATTACTAGGTTTCAtgagattttatacatttttatgaaaaatgggTACAAGTAAGAAACATTTTGGTTTTTTATCTTATCGTTAGGTACTCTGGCACCGTTGGAAAGGAAGGAAATTACCAAAAGGAAACCAGCGGTCAGAGATTCTCAGGCACAGATAAAAAGGCCTGAGAATATTGTAGCCGTTGATAAAGAAGAGGAAGGCTTAGAACAGACTGTGAAGATGAGAATGTTCATTACGCGGTACTATAAAACTCATCACGAATCTCTGGACTTTTTCAAACTTATTTTGCACCCTACTGATTTCGgaaaaacaattgaaaatattctgCAAATATCTTTTCTAGTCAGGGACGgaaatgtaaaaataacaaaaggtGTCTATCTTTGTTAGTAACTGTTGAAGCATATAGATTCTTGTCTA encodes:
- the Nse4 gene encoding SMC5-SMC6 complex kleisin component Non-SMC element 1 isoform X2; protein product: MEEIDIINSETTLEEKVHNQEEVLMDSEMMNISSKVLKQCACSLTKNMSSYNSVEFAKNVVKHVKQLPNIDSETIDWSLLENKVTKCFKTMPQYSTLLGTLAPLERKEITKRKPAVRDSQAQIKRPENIVAVDKEEEGLEQTVKMRMFITRYYKTHHESLDFFKLILHPTDFGKTIENILQISFLVRDGNVKITKDSSGILVVQPCTKDMMAQTKTGRTPNIQNVVCLNMDQWRTLKNTYRLEKPMIDFDNRT
- the Nse4 gene encoding SMC5-SMC6 complex kleisin component Non-SMC element 1 isoform X1, translated to MSRESSCLTDSASILRSPQERKETLRKIITKAEFLQQVISDNTINSLETCMEEIDIINSETTLEEKVHNQEEVLMDSEMMNISSKVLKQCACSLTKNMSSYNSVEFAKNVVKHVKQLPNIDSETIDWSLLENKVTKCFKTMPQYSTLLGTLAPLERKEITKRKPAVRDSQAQIKRPENIVAVDKEEEGLEQTVKMRMFITRYYKTHHESLDFFKLILHPTDFGKTIENILQISFLVRDGNVKITKDSSGILVVQPCTKDMMAQTKTGRTPNIQNVVCLNMDQWRTLKNTYRLEKPMIDFDNRT